One stretch of Brachyhypopomus gauderio isolate BG-103 chromosome 8, BGAUD_0.2, whole genome shotgun sequence DNA includes these proteins:
- the LOC143521654 gene encoding uncharacterized protein LOC143521654 isoform X1, protein MQILAQKDKNKVCADICVKISILAVEDVSSLLTFCSSSYKCSPYMRMSSGHHRCCLMKLDKRTPQSIIPNCPGIGQNMLTRRESLHIYILLYLHLLCFYANAPEPKPGAKIYNKNVTKIPEKMENVIKEVYFLGSEIDLIPKGAFSQNPQLEKVEFLGTSTITVQEGAFEGLHNLLSIEISGTNVTSLPVGVFKDLTNLKFLILKSNRLQMIEKGLFDDTQKLEKLQLHTNEISSIEEETFDNLENLQELHLAKNKLTSISASLFSKLRKLQVFRLYQNELTSMPDGIFDHLQNLKEIAIYGNKITSIQPNLFPHKNKLTKLLLDNNLLTELSPELFVDFSALKTLSLHHNQLTSLPSVLFGNTLKITELDLKHNNLSYLPVGVFSPLKNLKKLDLSSNDFSNLSGKYFEGLEQLSYLNLQKNTIKSLKPEDFSHLQSLSTLNLANNFLTTLPGEIFSHLPKLSKVYLNNNSWHCDCNLLPFYIWIQDNKEKIQSSFPPVCDHPESLENQPILSLEADQLICPTTATTTVQTTRTPTVASTTPTTVPTTLLTPTTVLTTITVLPTTTATSATPTTLPTTLLTPTTVLTTTTVLPTTTATSKTPTTLPTTLLTPTTVLTTTTVLLTTTAVATTLKTTVTPTTSPPTTQTTEPFTTAATVIPTTTTILTTVMPTSTVTPTTVVTPGATSTTRLTTISITTRETTPVSTTARVFTCTELTYLQSPASRLYSSSWDDRASSCKVLMISYTTMLFLEICCTVVLAKFTYSLNCSLSERERLFTAVNLTRFSYKKSIILAPVQETETVAL, encoded by the exons ATGCAAATACTGGCACAAAAAGATAAAAACAAGGTTTGTGCTGATATTTGTGTCAAAATAAGCATTCTGGCAGTGGAAGATGTTTCTAG CCTTCTTACATTTTGCTCCTCATCCTACAAGTGCTCACCATACATGAGAATGTCttcagggcatcataggtgctgTCTCATGAAGCTGGATAAGAGAACACCACAGAGCATCATCCCAAACTGTCCAGGAATAG GTCAAAACATGCTGACAAGAAGAGAAAGTCTGCACATCTACATTCTGCTTTATTTGCATTTGCTTTGTTTTTATGCAAATGCTCCTGAACCCAAACCAGGTGCAAAAATTTACAACAAAAATGTGACAAAAATTCCTgaaaaaatggaaaatgtaaTCAAAGAAGTGTACTTTCTTGGTAGTGAGATTGATTTAATACCAAAAGGAGCATTTTCCCAAAACCCTCAACTAGAGAAAGTGGAATTTCTTGGTACATCCACAATTACAGTACAAGAAGGTGCATTTGAAGGTTTACATAATCTTCTTAGTATTGAGATTTCAGGAACCAATGTGACATCACTACCTGTTGGAGTTTTTAAAGATCTTACTAACCTTAAATTTTTGATCCTGAAATCAAACAGACTTCAGATGATAGAAAAGGGTCTTTTTGATGATACACAAAAGCTTGAAAAGCTCCAGCTACATACTAATGAGATTTCATCAATTGAAGAGGAAACATTTGATAATTTGGAGAATCTTCAAGAGCTCCATCTAGCCAAAAACAAGCTTACTTCTATTTCAGCATCCCTTTTTTCAAAGCTCAGAAAATTGCAAGTATTTAGGCTTTATCAAAATGAGTTGACATCTATGCCTGATGGAATTTTTGATCATCTCCAGAACCTGAAGGAAATAGCTATATATGGCAACAAAATTACATCCATACAACCAAATTTGTTTCCACATAAAAACAAACTGACAAAACTACTTTTGGACAATAATCTCTTAACCGAACTTTCTCCTGAGCTTTTTGTGGATTTTTCTGCTCTTAAGACTTTATCTTTGCACCACAATCAGCTGACCAGTCTCCCATCTGTCCTTTTTGGAAACACACTGAAAATAACTGAATTAGACCTAAAACACAATAATCTTTCATACCTGCCTGTAGGGGTTTTTAGCCCACTTAAGAATCTTAAGAAATTAGATCTATCCTCTAATGATTTTTCAAACCTCTCTGGAAAATATTTTGAGGGTCTTGAACAACTTTCCTACCTTAATCTTCAGAAAAATACAATTAAATCACTAAAACCAGAGGATTTTTCACATCTACAATCTCTGTCAACTCTGAATCTGGCTAACAATTTCCTGACCACTCTTCCTGGAGAAATTTTCAGTCATCTGCCAAAACTCAGTAAGGTGTATTTGAACAACAACTCATGGCACTGTGACTGCAATCTTTTACCATTCTACATATGGATACAAGACAATAAGGAAAAGATACAATCATCCTTTCCACCAGTCTGTGATCACCCTGAGAGTTTGGAAAACCAACCTATCCTTTCTTTAGAAGCTGATCAATTGATATGCCCCACAACTGCCACTACCACTGTACAGACTACCAGGACTCCTACAGTTGCTTCAACAACACCAACTACAGTACCAACAACTCTATTAACACCAACAACAGTCCTGACAACAATCACAGTCCTCCCAACTACTACAGCCACTTCAGCGACACCAACTACACTACCAACAACTCTATTAACACCAACAACAGTCCTGACAACAACCACAGTCCTCCCAACCACTACAGCCACTTCAAAAACACCAACTACACTACCAACAACTCTATTAACACCAACAACAGTCCTGACAACAACCACAGTCCTCCTAACCACTACAGCAGTGGCTACAACTTTAAAAACTACTGTTACTCCAACAACTTCACCaccaacaacacaaacaacTGAACCCTTCACTACAGCAGCAACTGTCATACCAACCACTACAACTATTCTGACTACAGTGATGCCAACTTCCACAGTGACGCCAACTACAGTAGTTACTCCAGGGGCAACATCTACTACACGCCTTACTACAATCAGCATCACCACAAGGGAAACTACACCGGTCTCCACCACAGCCAGAGTTTTCACCTGTACGGAGCTCACCTACCTTCAGAGTCCAGCCTCCAGGCTCTACTCCTCCTCCTGGGATGACAGAGCCTCATCGTGCAAAGTGTTGATGATTTCCTATACCACAATGCTGTTCCTGGAGATCTGCTGTACAGTGGTGCTGGCTAAGTTCACATATTCCCTGAACTGCTCTCtctcagagagagaaagactatTCACTGCAGTCAATCTGACTCGTTTCTCCTACAAAAAATCTATTATACTGGCACCAGTACAGGAGACCGAGACTGTGGCTCTGTAG
- the LOC143521654 gene encoding uncharacterized protein LOC143521654 isoform X2 gives MFLGQNMLTRRESLHIYILLYLHLLCFYANAPEPKPGAKIYNKNVTKIPEKMENVIKEVYFLGSEIDLIPKGAFSQNPQLEKVEFLGTSTITVQEGAFEGLHNLLSIEISGTNVTSLPVGVFKDLTNLKFLILKSNRLQMIEKGLFDDTQKLEKLQLHTNEISSIEEETFDNLENLQELHLAKNKLTSISASLFSKLRKLQVFRLYQNELTSMPDGIFDHLQNLKEIAIYGNKITSIQPNLFPHKNKLTKLLLDNNLLTELSPELFVDFSALKTLSLHHNQLTSLPSVLFGNTLKITELDLKHNNLSYLPVGVFSPLKNLKKLDLSSNDFSNLSGKYFEGLEQLSYLNLQKNTIKSLKPEDFSHLQSLSTLNLANNFLTTLPGEIFSHLPKLSKVYLNNNSWHCDCNLLPFYIWIQDNKEKIQSSFPPVCDHPESLENQPILSLEADQLICPTTATTTVQTTRTPTVASTTPTTVPTTLLTPTTVLTTITVLPTTTATSATPTTLPTTLLTPTTVLTTTTVLPTTTATSKTPTTLPTTLLTPTTVLTTTTVLLTTTAVATTLKTTVTPTTSPPTTQTTEPFTTAATVIPTTTTILTTVMPTSTVTPTTVVTPGATSTTRLTTISITTRETTPVSTTARVFTCTELTYLQSPASRLYSSSWDDRASSCKVLMISYTTMLFLEICCTVVLAKFTYSLNCSLSERERLFTAVNLTRFSYKKSIILAPVQETETVAL, from the exons ATGTTTCTAG GTCAAAACATGCTGACAAGAAGAGAAAGTCTGCACATCTACATTCTGCTTTATTTGCATTTGCTTTGTTTTTATGCAAATGCTCCTGAACCCAAACCAGGTGCAAAAATTTACAACAAAAATGTGACAAAAATTCCTgaaaaaatggaaaatgtaaTCAAAGAAGTGTACTTTCTTGGTAGTGAGATTGATTTAATACCAAAAGGAGCATTTTCCCAAAACCCTCAACTAGAGAAAGTGGAATTTCTTGGTACATCCACAATTACAGTACAAGAAGGTGCATTTGAAGGTTTACATAATCTTCTTAGTATTGAGATTTCAGGAACCAATGTGACATCACTACCTGTTGGAGTTTTTAAAGATCTTACTAACCTTAAATTTTTGATCCTGAAATCAAACAGACTTCAGATGATAGAAAAGGGTCTTTTTGATGATACACAAAAGCTTGAAAAGCTCCAGCTACATACTAATGAGATTTCATCAATTGAAGAGGAAACATTTGATAATTTGGAGAATCTTCAAGAGCTCCATCTAGCCAAAAACAAGCTTACTTCTATTTCAGCATCCCTTTTTTCAAAGCTCAGAAAATTGCAAGTATTTAGGCTTTATCAAAATGAGTTGACATCTATGCCTGATGGAATTTTTGATCATCTCCAGAACCTGAAGGAAATAGCTATATATGGCAACAAAATTACATCCATACAACCAAATTTGTTTCCACATAAAAACAAACTGACAAAACTACTTTTGGACAATAATCTCTTAACCGAACTTTCTCCTGAGCTTTTTGTGGATTTTTCTGCTCTTAAGACTTTATCTTTGCACCACAATCAGCTGACCAGTCTCCCATCTGTCCTTTTTGGAAACACACTGAAAATAACTGAATTAGACCTAAAACACAATAATCTTTCATACCTGCCTGTAGGGGTTTTTAGCCCACTTAAGAATCTTAAGAAATTAGATCTATCCTCTAATGATTTTTCAAACCTCTCTGGAAAATATTTTGAGGGTCTTGAACAACTTTCCTACCTTAATCTTCAGAAAAATACAATTAAATCACTAAAACCAGAGGATTTTTCACATCTACAATCTCTGTCAACTCTGAATCTGGCTAACAATTTCCTGACCACTCTTCCTGGAGAAATTTTCAGTCATCTGCCAAAACTCAGTAAGGTGTATTTGAACAACAACTCATGGCACTGTGACTGCAATCTTTTACCATTCTACATATGGATACAAGACAATAAGGAAAAGATACAATCATCCTTTCCACCAGTCTGTGATCACCCTGAGAGTTTGGAAAACCAACCTATCCTTTCTTTAGAAGCTGATCAATTGATATGCCCCACAACTGCCACTACCACTGTACAGACTACCAGGACTCCTACAGTTGCTTCAACAACACCAACTACAGTACCAACAACTCTATTAACACCAACAACAGTCCTGACAACAATCACAGTCCTCCCAACTACTACAGCCACTTCAGCGACACCAACTACACTACCAACAACTCTATTAACACCAACAACAGTCCTGACAACAACCACAGTCCTCCCAACCACTACAGCCACTTCAAAAACACCAACTACACTACCAACAACTCTATTAACACCAACAACAGTCCTGACAACAACCACAGTCCTCCTAACCACTACAGCAGTGGCTACAACTTTAAAAACTACTGTTACTCCAACAACTTCACCaccaacaacacaaacaacTGAACCCTTCACTACAGCAGCAACTGTCATACCAACCACTACAACTATTCTGACTACAGTGATGCCAACTTCCACAGTGACGCCAACTACAGTAGTTACTCCAGGGGCAACATCTACTACACGCCTTACTACAATCAGCATCACCACAAGGGAAACTACACCGGTCTCCACCACAGCCAGAGTTTTCACCTGTACGGAGCTCACCTACCTTCAGAGTCCAGCCTCCAGGCTCTACTCCTCCTCCTGGGATGACAGAGCCTCATCGTGCAAAGTGTTGATGATTTCCTATACCACAATGCTGTTCCTGGAGATCTGCTGTACAGTGGTGCTGGCTAAGTTCACATATTCCCTGAACTGCTCTCtctcagagagagaaagactatTCACTGCAGTCAATCTGACTCGTTTCTCCTACAAAAAATCTATTATACTGGCACCAGTACAGGAGACCGAGACTGTGGCTCTGTAG
- the LOC143521654 gene encoding uncharacterized protein LOC143521654 isoform X3: MLTRRESLHIYILLYLHLLCFYANAPEPKPGAKIYNKNVTKIPEKMENVIKEVYFLGSEIDLIPKGAFSQNPQLEKVEFLGTSTITVQEGAFEGLHNLLSIEISGTNVTSLPVGVFKDLTNLKFLILKSNRLQMIEKGLFDDTQKLEKLQLHTNEISSIEEETFDNLENLQELHLAKNKLTSISASLFSKLRKLQVFRLYQNELTSMPDGIFDHLQNLKEIAIYGNKITSIQPNLFPHKNKLTKLLLDNNLLTELSPELFVDFSALKTLSLHHNQLTSLPSVLFGNTLKITELDLKHNNLSYLPVGVFSPLKNLKKLDLSSNDFSNLSGKYFEGLEQLSYLNLQKNTIKSLKPEDFSHLQSLSTLNLANNFLTTLPGEIFSHLPKLSKVYLNNNSWHCDCNLLPFYIWIQDNKEKIQSSFPPVCDHPESLENQPILSLEADQLICPTTATTTVQTTRTPTVASTTPTTVPTTLLTPTTVLTTITVLPTTTATSATPTTLPTTLLTPTTVLTTTTVLPTTTATSKTPTTLPTTLLTPTTVLTTTTVLLTTTAVATTLKTTVTPTTSPPTTQTTEPFTTAATVIPTTTTILTTVMPTSTVTPTTVVTPGATSTTRLTTISITTRETTPVSTTARVFTCTELTYLQSPASRLYSSSWDDRASSCKVLMISYTTMLFLEICCTVVLAKFTYSLNCSLSERERLFTAVNLTRFSYKKSIILAPVQETETVAL; encoded by the coding sequence ATGCTGACAAGAAGAGAAAGTCTGCACATCTACATTCTGCTTTATTTGCATTTGCTTTGTTTTTATGCAAATGCTCCTGAACCCAAACCAGGTGCAAAAATTTACAACAAAAATGTGACAAAAATTCCTgaaaaaatggaaaatgtaaTCAAAGAAGTGTACTTTCTTGGTAGTGAGATTGATTTAATACCAAAAGGAGCATTTTCCCAAAACCCTCAACTAGAGAAAGTGGAATTTCTTGGTACATCCACAATTACAGTACAAGAAGGTGCATTTGAAGGTTTACATAATCTTCTTAGTATTGAGATTTCAGGAACCAATGTGACATCACTACCTGTTGGAGTTTTTAAAGATCTTACTAACCTTAAATTTTTGATCCTGAAATCAAACAGACTTCAGATGATAGAAAAGGGTCTTTTTGATGATACACAAAAGCTTGAAAAGCTCCAGCTACATACTAATGAGATTTCATCAATTGAAGAGGAAACATTTGATAATTTGGAGAATCTTCAAGAGCTCCATCTAGCCAAAAACAAGCTTACTTCTATTTCAGCATCCCTTTTTTCAAAGCTCAGAAAATTGCAAGTATTTAGGCTTTATCAAAATGAGTTGACATCTATGCCTGATGGAATTTTTGATCATCTCCAGAACCTGAAGGAAATAGCTATATATGGCAACAAAATTACATCCATACAACCAAATTTGTTTCCACATAAAAACAAACTGACAAAACTACTTTTGGACAATAATCTCTTAACCGAACTTTCTCCTGAGCTTTTTGTGGATTTTTCTGCTCTTAAGACTTTATCTTTGCACCACAATCAGCTGACCAGTCTCCCATCTGTCCTTTTTGGAAACACACTGAAAATAACTGAATTAGACCTAAAACACAATAATCTTTCATACCTGCCTGTAGGGGTTTTTAGCCCACTTAAGAATCTTAAGAAATTAGATCTATCCTCTAATGATTTTTCAAACCTCTCTGGAAAATATTTTGAGGGTCTTGAACAACTTTCCTACCTTAATCTTCAGAAAAATACAATTAAATCACTAAAACCAGAGGATTTTTCACATCTACAATCTCTGTCAACTCTGAATCTGGCTAACAATTTCCTGACCACTCTTCCTGGAGAAATTTTCAGTCATCTGCCAAAACTCAGTAAGGTGTATTTGAACAACAACTCATGGCACTGTGACTGCAATCTTTTACCATTCTACATATGGATACAAGACAATAAGGAAAAGATACAATCATCCTTTCCACCAGTCTGTGATCACCCTGAGAGTTTGGAAAACCAACCTATCCTTTCTTTAGAAGCTGATCAATTGATATGCCCCACAACTGCCACTACCACTGTACAGACTACCAGGACTCCTACAGTTGCTTCAACAACACCAACTACAGTACCAACAACTCTATTAACACCAACAACAGTCCTGACAACAATCACAGTCCTCCCAACTACTACAGCCACTTCAGCGACACCAACTACACTACCAACAACTCTATTAACACCAACAACAGTCCTGACAACAACCACAGTCCTCCCAACCACTACAGCCACTTCAAAAACACCAACTACACTACCAACAACTCTATTAACACCAACAACAGTCCTGACAACAACCACAGTCCTCCTAACCACTACAGCAGTGGCTACAACTTTAAAAACTACTGTTACTCCAACAACTTCACCaccaacaacacaaacaacTGAACCCTTCACTACAGCAGCAACTGTCATACCAACCACTACAACTATTCTGACTACAGTGATGCCAACTTCCACAGTGACGCCAACTACAGTAGTTACTCCAGGGGCAACATCTACTACACGCCTTACTACAATCAGCATCACCACAAGGGAAACTACACCGGTCTCCACCACAGCCAGAGTTTTCACCTGTACGGAGCTCACCTACCTTCAGAGTCCAGCCTCCAGGCTCTACTCCTCCTCCTGGGATGACAGAGCCTCATCGTGCAAAGTGTTGATGATTTCCTATACCACAATGCTGTTCCTGGAGATCTGCTGTACAGTGGTGCTGGCTAAGTTCACATATTCCCTGAACTGCTCTCtctcagagagagaaagactatTCACTGCAGTCAATCTGACTCGTTTCTCCTACAAAAAATCTATTATACTGGCACCAGTACAGGAGACCGAGACTGTGGCTCTGTAG